The genomic region CACGCTGCAGGCGTTGCTTCTTCGCCGGGGGTTTCTTGGGTTTCTTGCTCGCCACCTTCGTATTCTACCGGTCAAGAATTCGCCGGCCCGACGGGCGGGCCGGCCGAGAGAGGGGGGTGGCTTACTGGGCCGAAAGGGCGCGGATGACCAGGTCGGTGACGTCGATGTCGGGGGAGGCGTAGACGACGAGGCCCGACTGCCCCGCGACGTTGGCGCTGAGGATCATGGCGAAGCCGTTCTGTGCGGCTACGCGGGCGATCGTGGCGTCGATCTCTTTGGTGATCGGCGCGAGCGCGGCGTTGATCTTGTCCTGCCACTTCTTGGAGGCCTGGGTGTAGACCTTCTGCAGGTTGTCGAAGTCCTGGCGTTCCTTGGCGGTCGCGCTGCCGTCGCGAATCTTGGGCTCGAGCGCGCGCAGCTGCTCCGCGATG from Oceanithermus desulfurans harbors:
- a CDS encoding OmpH family outer membrane protein; its protein translation is MKRTALVSFALLFAMIGVLGLSQNKEIPSRVGYIDAQKVIEAHPKYDEIKSLRTQADAELKPIAEQLRALEPKIRDGSATAKERQDFDNLQKVYTQASKKWQDKINAALAPITKEIDATIARVAAQNGFAMILSANVAGQSGLVVYASPDIDVTDLVIRALSAQ